In Mycoplasmopsis cynos, the following are encoded in one genomic region:
- the plsX gene encoding phosphate acyltransferase PlsX, translated as MKKIIIDTNGLDNGPYVVYNSVLEFTKKFEDVRVTLIGDFNGLKLMENSQIKLIQNSLVPSDPKNIRAMLKEKTSMNQAIMSVVNNENDGVISGGDSGSYIASLIFKSKRIEGILRPAFMPVATGLNGRKVLLLDVGANLEVKPENLYEWAKLATIFHKTIFSSKNPEVTLLNIGTEEYKGLEYVKLAAKLIENDQRLNYIGFSEPRDILRGMYDVAVIDGYGGNLVLKSYEGAIFTFKDAIKSTALSSIRTKIGALLMKPAFKKVMNVLDYRNVGAAWVIGVNNLALKIHGSSDEKSIYSALFQMYYAIEKELDKKLREFKNV; from the coding sequence ATGAAGAAAATTATAATTGATACAAATGGTCTTGATAATGGCCCATATGTGGTATATAATTCAGTATTAGAATTTACAAAAAAATTTGAAGATGTTAGGGTTACATTGATAGGTGATTTTAATGGTTTAAAACTAATGGAAAATTCTCAGATAAAATTAATTCAAAATAGCTTAGTTCCATCTGATCCAAAAAATATTAGAGCAATGTTAAAAGAAAAAACATCTATGAATCAAGCAATTATGTCAGTAGTTAATAATGAAAATGATGGTGTGATTTCAGGAGGTGATAGCGGCAGTTACATTGCTTCATTAATTTTTAAATCAAAAAGAATTGAAGGCATATTACGCCCGGCATTTATGCCTGTTGCTACCGGATTGAATGGGAGAAAGGTGCTTTTATTAGATGTCGGTGCGAACTTGGAAGTTAAGCCTGAAAATCTTTATGAATGAGCAAAATTAGCAACAATTTTTCATAAAACAATTTTTAGTTCTAAAAACCCAGAAGTAACACTTTTAAATATTGGTACAGAAGAGTATAAAGGCTTGGAATATGTTAAATTAGCTGCTAAATTAATCGAAAATGATCAAAGACTTAATTATATTGGTTTTTCTGAACCAAGAGATATTTTAAGAGGAATGTATGATGTTGCCGTGATTGATGGATACGGAGGTAATTTAGTTTTGAAAAGTTATGAAGGAGCAATTTTTACTTTTAAAGATGCGATTAAATCGACTGCTTTATCTTCAATAAGAACTAAAATTGGTGCTTTATTAATGAAACCGGCTTTTAAAAAGGTTATGAATGTTTTAGATTATCGTAACGTAGGAGCTGCATGGGTTATTGGAGTTAATAATTTAGCCTTGAAAATTCATGGTTCAAGTGATGAAAAATCAATATATAGCGCCTTATTCCAAATGTATTATGCAATTGAAAAAGAGCTTGATAAAAAATTAAGGGAATTTAAAAATGTCTAG
- a CDS encoding DUF402 domain-containing protein, with amino-acid sequence MINIQAYKHDGFLYRQWTNAKVIFHNKRHIVLSLKGTRVTETLKARKGWIYKDDALWFIPKKSFYNAIVLFKSGIGKSYYINLSSYPIFEDRTIKFIDYDLDLKSYPTKELQIVDKEEFNENSRYYGYSKLTKTKIFKEVRNVVELYSMNGYFFNDTIIDYYLDIMFKDKLINEHKLNSYRCVHKKSLWEETDMIHNLARRYRRRTR; translated from the coding sequence ATGATAAATATCCAAGCTTATAAACATGATGGTTTTTTATATCGTCAATGAACCAATGCGAAAGTTATATTTCATAATAAGAGACATATTGTTTTGTCATTAAAAGGAACTAGAGTAACCGAAACTTTAAAAGCCAGAAAGGGTTGAATTTATAAAGATGATGCTTTATGGTTCATACCAAAAAAATCATTTTATAATGCAATTGTTTTATTTAAATCCGGTATTGGTAAATCTTATTATATTAATTTATCATCATATCCAATTTTTGAAGATCGTACTATTAAATTTATTGATTATGATCTTGATTTAAAAAGTTATCCAACTAAGGAATTGCAAATAGTTGATAAAGAAGAATTTAATGAAAATTCAAGATATTATGGATATTCTAAATTAACTAAAACTAAAATTTTTAAAGAAGTAAGAAACGTTGTGGAATTATATAGCATGAATGGTTATTTCTTCAATGATACAATTATCGACTATTATTTAGATATAATGTTTAAAGATAAATTAATTAATGAACATAAATTAAATTCTTATCGTTGCGTTCATAAAAAAAGCTTGTGAGAAGAAACAGATATGATCCATAATTTAGCTCGCAGATACCGTCGTAGAACCCGTTAA
- a CDS encoding pseudouridine synthase: MKLIRIEKFISNNLGISRNEIKRLIKQQKIKVNNQIINKIIHITDKDKITINDEIIQDFSRVYIMLNKPKGYICANHDKYHKTVFDLLEHKYQNIKNLHTIGRLDKDTEGILILTNDGELTHNLVSSKKHIPKTYYVKVDKKLNDDLIFQFKKGVNINEKKLTKSSELKILNDFEAELIISEGKFHQIKRMFQAFNYKVIELKRIKFNNLKLPNSLKLGSYLVIKKEDLTK; this comes from the coding sequence ATGAAACTAATTAGAATTGAAAAGTTTATAAGTAATAATTTAGGAATTTCTAGAAATGAAATTAAGCGACTAATAAAACAACAAAAAATAAAAGTAAATAATCAAATTATAAATAAAATTATCCATATTACTGATAAAGATAAAATAACCATTAATGATGAAATAATTCAAGACTTTTCTCGTGTTTACATAATGTTAAATAAACCAAAAGGTTATATTTGTGCCAACCATGATAAATACCATAAAACAGTTTTTGATTTATTAGAACATAAATATCAAAATATCAAAAATCTTCACACCATTGGACGCTTAGATAAAGACACAGAAGGTATATTAATTTTAACTAATGATGGAGAACTTACTCATAATTTAGTATCATCAAAAAAACATATTCCAAAAACATATTATGTAAAGGTAGACAAAAAGCTAAATGATGATCTTATTTTTCAGTTCAAAAAAGGTGTTAATATAAATGAAAAAAAGCTAACTAAAAGTTCAGAATTAAAAATTCTGAATGACTTTGAGGCAGAATTAATAATTTCAGAAGGTAAATTTCATCAAATTAAAAGAATGTTTCAAGCATTTAATTATAAAGTTATTGAACTTAAAAGAATTAAATTTAATAATTTAAAACTACCTAATTCCCTAAAATTAGGATCATATCTTGTGATAAAAAAAGAAGATTTAACTAAATAA
- a CDS encoding DUF2188 domain-containing protein, with product MENKEIKKDLKPIWHITKDKEKDKWRVYREGAERTTILFETQKEAIPYARDLAKKNNGTYYIHGENGKIRDGKGYNK from the coding sequence ATGGAAAATAAAGAAATTAAAAAAGATTTAAAACCAATTTGACATATAACAAAAGATAAAGAAAAAGATAAATGAAGAGTTTATCGTGAAGGAGCAGAAAGAACAACAATTTTATTTGAAACTCAAAAAGAAGCGATTCCATATGCGAGAGATTTAGCTAAAAAAAATAATGGAACATATTATATACATGGTGAAAACGGAAAAATCCGTGATGGTAAAGGTTATAATAAATAA
- a CDS encoding DAK2 domain-containing protein, translated as MNKKVLLDGLTFAKAIISGANALINSKDKIDALNVFPVPDGDTGTNLASTVGTIGSKMSQVSNKTSISEVSKIISTAMIYEARGNSGVILSQIFKGFSIGCENMENLNLDEFLDALEQAVDRAYKSVFKPVEGTILTVIRETTENVVAKYKDVNRHVSLQEIWADVLTFSRKSCDETPNKLKILREVGVTDSGGEGLYKIFWGINEYLNGRPVEISNATEEVSIFLSDKEVYDGEFGYCTEVLIDLNEPEKFNKKSFIKKISKQVNSLVVVNDDNILKVHGHTEKPGEFLNITQEYGEFIKIKSENMTLQANNSKANNEKFNESKKNQDRKKCAVVSCNLGSGIISKMKELGADYIVESGETQNPSAQDLINAINSVNADNVFILPNSSNVILVAQQAAQVVDDKNVIVIPTKTQIQGITAVLNFNSDFEPEENNEIMVDSIEDVQTGMITKAIRNTKIDGIEIKVGNYLAILNGKIIASTRTASQALKTLTTKMIKSSSEIISIYYGDEGSISESEELLNFINSNYDIEVEIIEGNQPNYHYLIGVE; from the coding sequence ATGAATAAAAAAGTGCTTTTAGATGGTTTGACATTTGCAAAGGCAATTATTTCTGGTGCTAATGCATTAATAAACTCAAAAGATAAAATTGATGCTTTAAATGTTTTTCCGGTACCGGATGGGGATACTGGAACTAATTTAGCTTCTACAGTTGGTACAATTGGTTCTAAAATGTCACAAGTATCAAATAAAACTTCTATTTCAGAAGTGTCTAAAATTATTTCAACTGCAATGATTTATGAGGCTAGAGGTAATTCTGGTGTTATATTAAGCCAGATTTTTAAAGGTTTTTCAATCGGTTGTGAAAACATGGAAAACCTAAATTTAGATGAATTTTTAGATGCGCTAGAACAAGCGGTTGATCGAGCATATAAATCTGTATTTAAACCGGTTGAAGGAACAATTTTAACTGTAATTAGAGAAACAACTGAAAATGTAGTTGCAAAATATAAAGATGTAAATAGACATGTCTCATTACAAGAGATTTGAGCTGATGTACTTACTTTTAGTAGAAAAAGTTGTGATGAAACTCCTAATAAATTAAAAATATTAAGAGAAGTTGGAGTAACTGACTCAGGTGGAGAAGGTCTTTATAAAATTTTTTGAGGTATTAATGAATATTTAAATGGAAGACCAGTTGAAATTTCAAATGCAACAGAAGAAGTATCAATATTTTTAAGTGATAAAGAAGTTTATGATGGTGAATTTGGGTATTGTACTGAGGTATTAATTGATCTTAATGAACCTGAGAAGTTTAACAAAAAATCTTTTATTAAAAAAATATCTAAACAAGTTAATTCCCTTGTTGTTGTTAATGATGATAACATTTTAAAAGTTCATGGTCACACTGAAAAACCAGGAGAATTTTTAAATATTACTCAGGAATATGGTGAATTTATTAAAATTAAATCAGAAAATATGACTTTGCAAGCTAATAATTCAAAAGCTAATAATGAAAAATTTAATGAATCAAAGAAAAATCAAGATCGTAAAAAATGTGCTGTTGTTTCATGTAATTTAGGAAGCGGTATCATTAGTAAAATGAAGGAATTAGGTGCTGATTATATTGTAGAATCAGGTGAAACCCAAAATCCATCTGCACAGGATTTGATAAACGCAATTAATTCAGTAAATGCAGATAATGTTTTTATTTTACCTAATAGTTCAAATGTTATTTTGGTTGCTCAACAAGCAGCACAAGTCGTTGATGATAAAAACGTTATTGTCATTCCGACTAAAACACAAATTCAAGGTATTACAGCGGTATTAAATTTTAACTCAGATTTTGAACCAGAAGAAAATAATGAAATTATGGTTGATTCAATTGAAGATGTACAAACTGGAATGATTACAAAGGCAATTAGAAATACAAAAATAGATGGTATCGAGATTAAAGTCGGAAATTATCTTGCAATTCTTAATGGCAAAATTATTGCTAGCACAAGAACAGCTAGCCAAGCCTTGAAAACATTAACTACTAAAATGATTAAGAGCTCTAGTGAGATAATTTCGATTTATTATGGCGATGAAGGAAGCATAAGTGAGTCAGAAGAATTGTTAAATTTTATAAATTCAAATTATGATATTGAAGTAGAAATTATAGAAGGGAACCAACCTAATTATCATTATTTGATAGGGGTTGAATAA
- the rnc gene encoding ribonuclease III, whose translation MSSYESKILEFLKKEKIIPKKLEYFYQATTHKSFNRNDTKAYNYERLEFLGDAILSFIVSAHIFKKINEASQGELTRYRSSIVQTETLSELSKKLGLIKLLRTGPGQMYYEVTGSMKVQADVFEAILGAIFIDQGLLKAKEFVQKHLLSQISNKSLIISDHKDPKTELQEHFQSFSRENISYFVEEKENKTFEAKAIHNKNIYGIGCGTTKKEAETNAAKDALKKLNKG comes from the coding sequence ATGTCTAGTTATGAAAGTAAAATTTTAGAATTTTTAAAAAAAGAAAAAATAATTCCTAAAAAATTAGAATATTTTTATCAAGCTACTACACATAAATCATTTAATAGAAATGATACAAAAGCATATAATTATGAGCGCTTAGAATTTTTAGGTGATGCAATACTAAGTTTCATTGTTTCTGCGCACATTTTTAAAAAAATCAATGAAGCATCTCAAGGAGAGTTAACAAGATATCGTTCATCAATAGTACAAACTGAAACGTTATCCGAATTATCTAAAAAACTAGGATTAATAAAACTTTTGAGAACCGGACCCGGTCAAATGTATTATGAAGTAACCGGTTCAATGAAGGTGCAAGCAGATGTTTTTGAAGCTATATTAGGCGCAATCTTTATAGATCAAGGATTGCTAAAAGCAAAGGAATTTGTTCAAAAACATTTGCTTTCACAAATTTCGAATAAGAGTTTAATTATTTCAGATCACAAGGATCCAAAAACAGAATTACAAGAACATTTTCAAAGTTTTAGTAGAGAAAATATCTCATATTTTGTTGAAGAAAAGGAAAATAAAACTTTTGAAGCGAAAGCAATACATAATAAAAATATTTATGGAATCGGCTGCGGAACAACAAAGAAGGAAGCTGAAACAAATGCAGCAAAAGATGCATTAAAAAAATTAAATAAGGGGTAA
- a CDS encoding RpiB/LacA/LacB family sugar-phosphate isomerase, producing MQNKIIAFSSDHGGFRLKQKLIDYVKTLGYQVVDLGPETDEIPISYAEQGHKLANYINDKHPDFGIAMCGTGLGISYALNRHKHIRAARVVSIEDAHFAKLHNDANVLVFGGRQIAFEDAKKIIDEYIHTKYEGGRHQIRIDQLDIEE from the coding sequence ATGCAAAATAAAATAATAGCATTTTCAAGTGATCATGGTGGGTTTAGATTAAAACAAAAATTAATAGATTATGTAAAAACGCTAGGCTATCAAGTTGTGGATTTAGGTCCAGAAACAGATGAAATTCCAATTAGTTATGCTGAACAAGGACATAAATTAGCCAATTATATTAATGATAAACATCCTGATTTTGGTATAGCAATGTGTGGTACTGGTTTAGGTATTTCATATGCGTTAAATAGACATAAACACATTAGAGCCGCAAGGGTCGTTTCTATTGAAGATGCTCATTTTGCTAAATTACATAATGATGCCAATGTGCTCGTGTTTGGTGGAAGACAAATTGCATTTGAAGATGCTAAAAAAATTATTGATGAATATATTCATACAAAATACGAGGGTGGTCGTCACCAAATTAGAATTGATCAATTAGATATAGAGGAATAA
- a CDS encoding AAA family ATPase, which translates to MKLVKLEAHGFKSFADPIVLRFDGGVAGIVGPNGSGKSNINDAIRWVLGEQSSKELRGDTMEDVIFAGSKTVQPMNKAQVSLTFDNKDRISSIDADFITISRVLERGKGINDYFINGEKARHKDIKALAMETGIGKSSLAIISQGTVSDIAQSSDDDRRLIFEEAAGVSKYKFRKIEATRKLESADQTLKIVDTKINELEKRLSVLKKQAEKAYKYKQISDDLKNIEVGYLVYEIEKNTKIHNQLSEELAGVAETEIAYKNDIKSLSDQINEKTDKIKEITKIISQFSANKKVIEAHISSLEQTIMEAKARRAVVAEGKGQFDEKERMNALISTVNSLGIDLKTFEENYQNSLKEKDELDNEINELRKKINNINIEINNHLEQERNIKFNLNQLKRIRDSKTNLFKGTKTILDNKNNFRGIKGIVADLIKTSQEYLPALETILKGAAQHIVVDHSDTAVKAINFLKSNDGGRATFIPLSTIKSKFVRDDYLLVIRNNPGFVGIASELVTVSEEYRVLNEFLLGNVIVVSDIKTANEISTIMDKKYMVVTLDGDIIRVGGIMVGGTKEASENILGLDDKIRENEEFLPGLSAMIEKLKSNVSKENQELMLKEQRQKNKEVVIKTLSSKIFDIKSQINKHKTDIDFSNDALDMTDDLTKLNETEKTISQKRSELAILDFDLTTAIEQKDSLDADIQVLNKKNNEQNGMLSQLLSSFTNKTNANEKAKASLAVDKERLTSYYGLTLENAKANYPLTISPEAAAENVKNLRLEISELGNVNLESIQEYEEVDARYQNDVKNRDEVIEAKNICLAAIAEMDKKIVTRLTNIVNDVNREIHKVFSSMFGGGTAKVEFIDPKNILESGISIYAQPPGKTVKNLKLFSGGEKSLIAISLLFAILRARPLPLCILDEVEAALDEANVIRYAEYLQELKQQTQFLVITHRTGTMTRVDALFGATMQKRGVTNFFSVELEEAKKLVDQD; encoded by the coding sequence ATGAAGTTAGTTAAGTTAGAAGCACATGGATTTAAGTCATTTGCAGATCCAATTGTATTACGCTTTGACGGCGGGGTTGCAGGAATTGTTGGACCCAATGGTTCAGGAAAAAGCAATATAAACGATGCAATAAGATGAGTTTTAGGAGAACAAAGCTCAAAAGAATTGCGTGGTGATACAATGGAAGATGTTATTTTTGCTGGTTCTAAAACTGTTCAACCAATGAATAAGGCTCAGGTTTCTTTAACCTTTGATAATAAAGATAGAATAAGTTCTATTGATGCTGATTTTATTACTATTTCACGTGTTTTAGAACGTGGAAAAGGAATTAATGATTATTTTATTAATGGTGAAAAAGCAAGACACAAAGACATTAAAGCTCTAGCGATGGAAACAGGTATTGGAAAAAGTTCTCTTGCTATCATTTCGCAAGGAACAGTTTCTGACATTGCTCAATCTTCTGATGATGATAGAAGATTAATTTTTGAAGAGGCAGCAGGTGTTTCGAAATATAAATTTAGAAAAATTGAAGCAACTAGAAAACTTGAATCGGCAGACCAAACCTTAAAAATTGTTGATACTAAAATCAATGAACTTGAAAAAAGATTGTCGGTTCTTAAAAAGCAAGCTGAAAAAGCTTATAAATATAAACAAATAAGTGATGATTTAAAAAATATTGAAGTCGGTTATTTAGTTTATGAAATTGAAAAAAATACCAAAATTCATAATCAGCTTAGTGAAGAATTGGCAGGAGTTGCTGAAACTGAGATCGCATATAAAAATGATATCAAAAGTCTTTCAGATCAAATAAATGAGAAAACAGATAAAATAAAAGAAATTACTAAAATTATTTCTCAATTCTCAGCTAATAAAAAAGTAATAGAAGCACATATTTCTTCATTAGAACAAACCATAATGGAGGCAAAAGCCAGAAGAGCCGTAGTTGCAGAAGGAAAAGGTCAGTTCGATGAAAAAGAAAGAATGAATGCTCTTATTAGTACAGTAAATTCACTAGGAATAGACCTAAAAACTTTTGAAGAAAATTATCAAAATTCATTAAAAGAAAAAGATGAACTTGATAATGAAATTAATGAATTAAGAAAAAAAATAAACAATATTAATATTGAAATAAATAATCATTTAGAACAAGAACGCAATATTAAATTTAATTTAAATCAATTAAAAAGAATAAGGGATAGTAAGACAAACCTATTTAAAGGTACAAAAACCATTTTAGATAATAAAAATAATTTTAGAGGCATCAAAGGTATTGTTGCTGATTTGATTAAAACTTCACAAGAATATCTTCCTGCACTTGAAACCATTTTGAAAGGTGCTGCTCAACATATAGTTGTTGATCATTCTGATACAGCTGTTAAAGCAATTAATTTCTTAAAATCTAATGATGGTGGTAGAGCAACATTCATTCCTTTATCAACCATTAAATCTAAATTTGTTAGAGATGATTATTTATTAGTGATTAGAAATAATCCTGGATTTGTTGGTATTGCTTCTGAGTTAGTTACAGTTTCAGAAGAATATAGAGTATTAAATGAGTTTTTATTAGGTAATGTTATTGTTGTTTCCGATATTAAAACCGCTAATGAAATTTCAACCATTATGGATAAGAAATATATGGTTGTAACTCTTGATGGAGATATTATTAGGGTCGGTGGTATTATGGTCGGTGGTACTAAAGAAGCTTCCGAAAATATTTTAGGACTAGACGATAAAATTAGAGAAAATGAGGAATTTCTTCCTGGTTTATCAGCAATGATCGAGAAGTTAAAATCTAATGTCTCAAAAGAAAATCAAGAATTAATGCTTAAAGAACAAAGACAAAAGAATAAAGAAGTTGTAATTAAAACACTTTCGTCAAAAATTTTTGATATAAAAAGTCAAATAAATAAACATAAAACAGATATTGACTTTTCTAATGATGCATTAGATATGACTGATGATCTTACTAAATTGAATGAAACTGAAAAAACAATTTCTCAAAAAAGAAGTGAGTTAGCTATTTTAGATTTTGATCTTACAACAGCAATTGAACAAAAAGATTCATTAGATGCTGATATACAAGTGTTGAACAAAAAGAATAATGAGCAAAATGGAATGTTAAGTCAATTACTTTCATCATTTACTAATAAAACTAATGCAAATGAAAAAGCTAAAGCTTCATTGGCGGTCGATAAAGAAAGATTGACTTCATATTATGGTTTGACACTCGAAAATGCAAAGGCTAATTATCCTTTAACAATTTCGCCAGAGGCAGCTGCTGAAAATGTTAAAAATCTTAGATTAGAAATATCTGAATTAGGAAATGTAAATCTTGAATCAATTCAGGAATATGAAGAGGTTGATGCAAGATATCAAAATGATGTCAAAAATCGTGATGAAGTTATTGAGGCTAAAAATATTTGCTTAGCTGCTATTGCTGAAATGGATAAAAAAATAGTAACCAGATTGACAAATATTGTTAATGATGTAAATCGTGAAATTCATAAAGTATTCTCATCAATGTTTGGTGGTGGAACTGCAAAAGTAGAATTCATTGATCCAAAAAATATTCTTGAAAGTGGTATTAGCATTTATGCTCAGCCCCCTGGAAAAACTGTTAAAAACTTAAAATTATTTTCTGGTGGCGAAAAATCACTTATTGCAATTTCATTATTATTTGCTATTCTTAGAGCAAGACCTCTTCCATTATGTATTTTAGATGAAGTGGAAGCTGCGCTTGATGAAGCTAATGTTATTAGATATGCTGAATATTTACAAGAACTTAAACAACAAACTCAATTTTTAGTTATTACTCATAGAACAGGAACTATGACAAGAGTTGATGCTTTATTTGGTGCAACAATGCAAAAACGGGGAGTTACAAACTTTTTTAGTGTTGAACTAGAAGAAGCTAAAAAATTAGTTGATCAAGATTAA
- the recO gene encoding DNA repair protein RecO has protein sequence MSVNIEKAIVIDINLKSDNNHIVTFFNQKGIFRLVASGIDNLLSKNRNNLQLGSIVEIAYFPTRLKGKIGRLRSAYLETLLNLLEISNLTFFKNISNLLKNINSSNHLFELYQRVFPFIGKKYNSKLMTFFYAQSLFYFGIDPNYNQCRVCHRKNNLINFNIDKGGFICNRHSKDEPIQSIEYLNAIWLSFNNFKKYIFTIGYNLNYKIKNLYINIIKEAGYYV, from the coding sequence ATGTCCGTTAATATTGAAAAAGCAATTGTAATTGATATAAATCTCAAGAGTGATAACAATCATATTGTAACTTTTTTTAACCAAAAAGGCATTTTTAGATTAGTTGCAAGCGGGATAGATAATTTACTTTCTAAAAATCGTAATAATTTACAACTCGGTTCCATTGTTGAAATAGCATATTTCCCCACTAGATTAAAAGGCAAGATAGGGAGATTAAGATCTGCATACTTAGAAACCTTATTAAACCTTTTAGAAATATCGAATTTAACATTTTTTAAAAATATTTCAAATCTTTTAAAAAATATAAATTCATCAAATCATTTATTCGAACTTTATCAAAGAGTTTTTCCATTTATTGGTAAAAAATATAATAGCAAACTAATGACTTTTTTTTATGCTCAAAGTTTGTTTTACTTTGGTATTGATCCGAATTATAACCAATGTAGAGTATGCCATAGAAAAAATAATTTAATAAACTTTAATATTGATAAAGGCGGTTTTATTTGCAATCGCCATTCTAAAGATGAGCCAATACAAAGTATTGAATATCTTAATGCAATTTGACTATCATTTAACAATTTCAAAAAATACATATTCACAATTGGATATAACTTAAATTATAAAATAAAAAATCTATATATTAACATAATTAAAGAAGCAGGATACTATGTATAA